The proteins below come from a single Brevinematales bacterium genomic window:
- a CDS encoding secondary thiamine-phosphate synthase enzyme YjbQ codes for MKAYTEYIWFNTKNRVEYIRITDTVREVVKKSGVKEGFVLVSAMHITAGVFVNDNESGFQRDLSELLENLAPMNANYHHHHTGEDNGYAHLRSILVGHEVILPITNGELDLGPWQEVFYAEFDGQRRKRVIIKVIGE; via the coding sequence ATGAAGGCCTATACAGAGTATATTTGGTTTAATACTAAGAATCGAGTTGAATATATAAGGATAACCGATACTGTTAGAGAAGTTGTTAAGAAGAGTGGAGTTAAGGAAGGATTTGTTTTGGTTTCTGCTATGCATATTACTGCTGGTGTGTTTGTGAACGATAATGAAAGTGGGTTTCAAAGAGACTTAAGTGAATTGTTGGAAAACCTTGCGCCAATGAATGCGAATTATCATCATCATCACACAGGTGAGGATAATGGTTATGCACATTTGAGAAGCATATTAGTTGGCCATGAGGTTATATTGCCTATAACAAATGGGGAACTTGATTTAGGACCTTGGCAGGAAGTTTTTTATGCTGAGTTTGATGGTCAAAGAAGAAAAAGAGTTATAATAAAGGTTATAGGGGAATAA